The DNA region GGGTTGGCCGCACGTTCGCCGTGTGATCGCGGGGCCGTCATCGCCGCAGCGGCGGTGGCGGCCCTCGCCGAGAATCGGTGAGCGCCATGGCGGTGGACACCGCGCCGGTCGGCCGGCGGGCGTTTAAGCTCGTGGCAGTTCCAATCACCGACGAAAGGTCCCGCCTGATGGCCGGAGGACTCGCCGCACTCCTCGACGATGTCGCAATGCTGGCAAAACTGACCGCGGCGTCCATCGATGACATCGGCGCCGCTGCCGGCAAGGCGAGTACCAAGGCGGTCGGCGTGATCGTCGACGACGCCGCGGTGACGCCGCGTTACGTCCAGGGGATCTCGCCGGCCCGTGAGCTCACGATCATCGGGAAGATCGCCCGAGGATCTATACGCAACAAGATCGTCTTCATCCTTCCGGCGATCATGCTCCTCAGCGAATTCGCGCCCTGGGCGCTGACGCCGCTGTTGATGATCGGTGGTACCTATCTGTGCTTCGAAGGCGCCGAGAAGATCTGGGAGAAGATCACCGGCCACCACGAGGACGAGGCGCAGATGCCGGCCGCGCAGGGCGGCGCCGACCAGGAGAAGTCGCTCGTCGGCGGCGCGGTGCGCACCGACTTCATCCTGTCGGCGGAGATCATGGTCATCGCGTTGTCGGAGGTGGCCGAGGAGAGCTTCTGGTTGCGTCTCGGCGCGTTGGTGATCGTTGCGCTGGTG from Gordonia crocea includes:
- a CDS encoding DUF808 domain-containing protein; the protein is MAGGLAALLDDVAMLAKLTAASIDDIGAAAGKASTKAVGVIVDDAAVTPRYVQGISPARELTIIGKIARGSIRNKIVFILPAIMLLSEFAPWALTPLLMIGGTYLCFEGAEKIWEKITGHHEDEAQMPAAQGGADQEKSLVGGAVRTDFILSAEIMVIALSEVAEESFWLRLGALVIVALVITALVYGVVAVIVKMDDVGLALAERSSQVAQRTGRFLVRAMPTLMTVLSYVGVVAMLWVGGHIVLNGIHELGWDPLYDFVHHLQEETVDAAPFAGGFAGWLVNSFFSAILGFVVGSLVAWVVYLIHVLRANRPDEAVPGDSAEAHR